Proteins encoded in a region of the Bombina bombina isolate aBomBom1 chromosome 12, aBomBom1.pri, whole genome shotgun sequence genome:
- the LOC128643035 gene encoding beta-1,4-galactosyltransferase galt-1-like yields the protein MILKQKILVVSYIFAIILISLQFHNFNLKKYNQTGIRKKEKCLGVPSSDMITPLQDNRTFVIASYYDNRERNQIRTLGIIHNTEVKELYCHFCCTFKKTHISKAEINLHQDRFGFPYGLADVICPEPSGCEPKYISLHQSPNVNIAQQPIFRIINREPGVFTANFTVCISTMFGNYSNTLQFIQTIEMYKLLGAQRVMIYLHSCSPQMEEVLQYYIKEGVVEVVPWPIDRYLKPSKSWLYPNDDTHIGYYGQVTTLNDCIYRNMYRSKFVLLNDIDEIILPFKHDNWDSMMESLEKQHPEVGIFLFENHIFPITVTTDGHFSDISNWINVPGINIMQHVHREPDRPDFFNAKKMIVNPRKVIQTSVHSALKSYGPSENVSNKTALVYHCRGPLQAALARESLIEDKTIWRYNVSLINNVNAVLHQTILKRTNI from the coding sequence ATGATTTTAAAACAGAAGATCCTGGTTGTTAGCTACATTTTTGCAATCATACTTATTAGTCTGCAGTTTcacaatttcaatttaaaaaaatataatcaaactgGAATAAGGAAGAAAGAAAAGTGTCTTGGTGTGCCTAGCAGTGATATGATCACACCTTTACAAGACAATAGGACATTTGTAATTGCTTCGTACTATGACAACAGAGAGAGAAACCAGATTCGAACCCTCGGTATTATACACAATACAGAGGTAAAAGAACTCTATTGCCATTTTTGctgtacttttaaaaaaacacatatatcaaAAGCAGAAATAAATCTACACCAGGATAGATTTGGTTTTCCATATGGTTTGGCTGATGTCATCTGCCCAGAGCcatcaggttgtgaaccaaaatacATTTCTCTTCACCAATCCCCAAACGTAAACATTGCTCAACAACCCATATTCAGGATAATAAACCGTGAGCCTGGAGTATTTACAGCCAACTTTACAGTCTGCATTTCTACAATGTTTGGAAATTACAGCAATACGCTCCAGTTCATACAGACTATAGAAATGTATAAATTACTGGGCGCCCAGAGAGTAATGATCTATTTGCACAGCTGCAGCCCACAAATGGAGGAGGTTTTGCAATACTATATTAAGGAAGGCGTAGTTGAGGTTGTACCATGGCCAATTGATCGATACTTGAAGCCCTCAAAGAGCTGGCTTTACCCTAACGATGATACTCATATTGGCTATTACGGACAAGTCACAACATTAAATGACTGCATTTACCGGAACATGTACAGAAGCAAGTTTGTCCTACTCAATGACATAGATGAGATCATTTTACCTTTCAAACATGACAACTGGGACAGCATGATGGAAAGTCTTGAGAAGCAACACCCAGAAGTGGGAATCTTCCTCTTTGAAAACCACATTTTCCCAATAACTGTAACCACTGATGGTCATTTTTCTGATATTTCCAACTGGATAAATGTGCCAGGAATCAACATTATGCAACATGTCCACAGAGAACCAGATAGACCCGATTTCTTCAATGCCAAGAAAATGATAGTAAACCCACGGAAGGTGATTCAGACCTCAGTTCACTCTGCTTTAAAGAGCTATGGACCTTCAGAAAATGTCTCCAACAAAACTGCTCTAGTTTATCACTGCAGAGGACCTCTTCAGGCAGCTTTAGCTAGAGAATCACTAATTGAAGATAAAACTATATGGCGGTATAATGTCTCACTAATTAATAATGTTAATGCTGTGTTACATCAAACAATACTTAAAAGGACCAACATTTGA